A stretch of the Sinorhizobium alkalisoli genome encodes the following:
- a CDS encoding flavin-containing monooxygenase has translation MLEESPNTRIDTVLTKLGKALEQGNIDGVVNLFQADCYWRDLVAFTWNLKTMEGQDQIRDMLTSQLAAIKPARLRQDEKEPATGADGVTEGWFEFETEVARGYGHMRLKNGLIWTLLTTMTELKGHEEPKGLRRPLGAEHGHDPERKTWKEKRDAEAAELGHGTQPYVVVIGGGQGGIALGARLRQLGVPTIIIERNERPGDSWRKRYKSLCLHDPVWYDHLPYIPFPENWPVFAPKDKIGDWLEMYTKVMELNYWSSTTCKSAQYDEAAKEWTVVVDRNGEEVVLRPKQLVLATGMSGKPNIPKLEGQDIFKGEQQHSSQHPGPDAYRGKKVVVIGSNNSAHDICAALWEGGADVTMVQRSSTHIVRSDTLMEIGLGDLYSERAVAAGMTTRKADLIFASLPYRIMHEFQIPLYEKMRERDAKFYADLEKAGFLLDWGADGSGLFLKYLRRGSGYYIDVGACDLVIDGSIKLKSGSDVSHLTEDAVVLKDGTVLPADLVVYATGYGSMNGWAADLISRQVADKVGKVWGLGSDTPKDPGPWEGEQRNMWKPTQQEALWFHGGNLHQSRHYSQYLSLQLKARAEGIPTPVYGLQERHHLS, from the coding sequence ATGCTTGAAGAAAGTCCAAACACCCGCATCGACACCGTGCTTACCAAGCTCGGCAAGGCCCTGGAACAGGGCAACATCGATGGCGTCGTCAACCTGTTCCAGGCCGATTGCTACTGGCGCGATCTCGTCGCCTTCACCTGGAACCTCAAAACCATGGAGGGGCAGGACCAGATCCGCGACATGCTGACGAGCCAACTTGCGGCGATCAAGCCGGCACGGTTGCGGCAGGACGAGAAGGAGCCGGCGACGGGCGCCGACGGCGTGACCGAAGGCTGGTTCGAATTCGAAACCGAGGTGGCGCGCGGCTACGGCCATATGCGTCTCAAGAACGGGCTGATCTGGACGCTGCTGACGACGATGACGGAGCTGAAGGGGCATGAGGAACCGAAGGGCTTGAGGCGGCCGCTCGGCGCCGAGCACGGCCATGACCCCGAGCGCAAGACCTGGAAGGAAAAGCGCGACGCGGAAGCCGCCGAACTCGGCCATGGGACCCAGCCCTATGTCGTCGTCATCGGCGGCGGCCAGGGCGGGATAGCGCTCGGCGCTCGGCTTCGCCAGCTCGGCGTCCCGACGATCATCATCGAGAGGAACGAACGGCCCGGCGATAGCTGGCGCAAGCGCTACAAGTCGCTCTGCCTGCACGACCCGGTTTGGTATGATCATCTGCCCTATATCCCGTTTCCGGAAAACTGGCCGGTCTTCGCGCCGAAGGACAAGATCGGGGATTGGCTGGAAATGTACACCAAGGTGATGGAGCTCAACTACTGGAGCTCGACCACGTGCAAGTCGGCGCAATACGACGAGGCGGCCAAGGAATGGACGGTCGTCGTCGATCGCAACGGGGAGGAGGTCGTCCTCAGGCCGAAACAGCTCGTTCTCGCAACCGGCATGTCCGGCAAGCCGAACATTCCGAAACTCGAAGGCCAGGACATTTTCAAGGGCGAACAGCAGCATTCGTCGCAGCATCCCGGCCCCGATGCCTATCGCGGCAAGAAGGTGGTGGTGATCGGCTCCAACAATTCCGCCCACGACATCTGCGCGGCCCTCTGGGAAGGCGGCGCCGACGTGACGATGGTGCAGCGCTCATCGACGCACATCGTGCGATCGGACACGTTGATGGAGATCGGGCTCGGCGACCTCTACTCCGAACGGGCGGTCGCCGCCGGCATGACGACGCGCAAGGCGGACCTGATCTTCGCCTCGCTGCCGTACCGGATCATGCACGAGTTCCAAATCCCGCTCTACGAGAAGATGCGCGAGCGCGACGCGAAGTTTTACGCAGACCTGGAGAAAGCGGGTTTCCTGCTCGATTGGGGCGCCGACGGTTCCGGCTTGTTCCTGAAATATCTGCGTCGCGGCTCCGGCTACTACATCGACGTCGGGGCCTGCGACCTCGTCATCGACGGCAGCATCAAGCTCAAATCCGGATCCGATGTGAGCCACCTCACCGAAGATGCGGTCGTGCTGAAGGACGGCACGGTCCTACCCGCCGATCTCGTCGTTTATGCGACCGGCTATGGCTCGATGAACGGCTGGGCCGCCGACCTCATCTCCAGGCAAGTCGCCGACAAGGTCGGCAAGGTCTGGGGGCTCGGTTCCGACACACCGAAGGACCCCGGCCCCTGGGAGGGCGAGCAGCGAAACATGTGGAAGCCGACGCAGCAGGAGGCGCTCTGGTTCCATGGCGGCAACCTGCACCAGTCGCGTCACTATTCACAGTATCTCTCGCTGCAACTGAAGGCCCGCGCCGAGGGTATTCCCACCCCCGTGTACGGCTTGCAGGAGCGTCACCATCTTTCCTGA
- a CDS encoding transporter substrate-binding domain-containing protein has protein sequence MKKLFAQLAIGVAALALATAAQAGETLDRVMGKKAMVVATNSGWPPQSYLDDSNQLVGFDIDVSREIAKRLGVEVSFETPDWATLTGGRWQGRYDLGVGSVTPTKARAQVIDFAGVYYYSPYVYVLHKDSQAKSVADLNGKIIGVETATTSEDYIRRQLEIDAPGLPPVEYKVDPGEVRTFADSMLPFDDLRLGDGVRLDAVIAPEQTALNAIKNGYPLRVLDGEYAFKEPLVVIAEKVDADWTKKVGAIIGEMKEDGTLAALTTKWYGKDYSAD, from the coding sequence GTGAAAAAACTGTTTGCACAGCTTGCCATCGGCGTCGCCGCATTGGCCCTTGCGACAGCGGCACAGGCGGGCGAAACGCTCGACCGGGTCATGGGCAAGAAGGCCATGGTGGTTGCCACCAACAGCGGCTGGCCGCCCCAGAGCTATCTCGACGACAGCAATCAGCTCGTCGGTTTCGACATCGACGTCTCGCGGGAAATCGCCAAACGGCTCGGGGTCGAGGTCAGTTTCGAGACGCCCGATTGGGCCACGCTGACCGGCGGTCGCTGGCAGGGACGCTACGATCTCGGCGTCGGCTCCGTCACCCCGACGAAAGCGCGCGCCCAGGTGATCGACTTCGCCGGCGTCTATTACTACAGCCCGTACGTCTACGTGCTGCACAAGGACAGTCAGGCGAAATCCGTTGCCGACCTCAATGGCAAGATCATCGGTGTCGAGACTGCGACGACGTCGGAGGATTACATCCGCCGTCAGCTGGAAATCGACGCGCCCGGCCTTCCGCCGGTCGAATATAAGGTGGACCCGGGCGAAGTCCGCACCTTCGCCGACTCCATGCTGCCCTTCGACGATCTGCGCCTCGGCGACGGCGTGCGCCTGGATGCGGTCATTGCCCCGGAGCAAACCGCGCTCAACGCCATCAAGAATGGCTATCCGCTGCGCGTCCTCGATGGGGAATATGCCTTCAAGGAGCCATTGGTGGTGATTGCCGAGAAGGTCGACGCGGACTGGACGAAGAAGGTCGGCGCCATCATCGGCGAAATGAAGGAGGACGGTACGCTCGCAGCCCTCACCACCAAGTGGTATGGGAAGGATTATAGCGCCGACTGA
- a CDS encoding NAD(P)/FAD-dependent oxidoreductase — MSYPETYYKRTLADAKVRPVLSEAIECDTVIVGGGLAGLTTALQLVRAGQSVVVLEAESVGFGASGRNGGFVSPGFATGSAEIARRAGGEAAWQLHRLSIEGVDFVRETIEALKIDGAGPQPGIISVVRHDDGGRLKAHADELKRSYGYELDYLDTEEVRSILKSKRYFQGLRDRRAFHMHPLNYLRGLADEVERLGGRIYEGSAATKCALGGAEKLVSTACGRVKARRVVFTTGGYTGSLNGRLKRSFLPIATYVMVSEQAPELLRSAIATTDAVGDNRRAGDYYRLVDGGRRLLWGGRITTRAASPATLAKELRREMVGTYPQLKDLKTELAWSGLMSYARHLMPQIGEMQPGVWYCTAFGGHGLNTTAIGGKLVAEGILGESHRYTLFKPFGLVWTGGYAGRAVAQLTYWKLQAQDWWRERAA; from the coding sequence ATGTCCTATCCCGAGACCTATTACAAACGGACCTTGGCCGATGCGAAGGTCAGACCAGTTCTGTCGGAAGCGATCGAATGTGACACCGTTATCGTCGGAGGAGGGCTGGCAGGTCTGACAACCGCACTGCAGCTCGTACGCGCCGGCCAATCGGTCGTCGTGCTCGAGGCGGAAAGCGTCGGGTTCGGCGCTTCCGGCCGCAATGGAGGCTTCGTCAGCCCGGGCTTTGCTACCGGCAGCGCCGAGATCGCCCGCAGGGCGGGCGGCGAGGCGGCCTGGCAATTGCATCGCCTTTCGATCGAAGGCGTCGATTTCGTGCGCGAAACGATCGAGGCCCTCAAGATCGACGGCGCCGGACCGCAGCCCGGCATCATCAGCGTTGTGCGCCATGACGACGGAGGCAGGCTCAAGGCCCACGCGGACGAACTGAAACGCAGCTATGGCTACGAGCTCGACTATCTCGACACGGAAGAGGTCCGCTCCATTCTCAAGTCGAAGCGCTATTTCCAGGGGCTGCGCGACCGTCGGGCCTTCCATATGCATCCGCTCAATTACCTGCGCGGGCTTGCCGACGAAGTGGAGCGGCTCGGCGGGCGGATCTATGAGGGATCGGCTGCGACGAAATGTGCGCTCGGCGGCGCCGAAAAGCTGGTGTCCACCGCTTGCGGCCGGGTCAAGGCACGCCGGGTCGTCTTCACCACGGGCGGCTATACGGGCTCCCTCAACGGCCGGCTGAAGCGCTCTTTCCTGCCGATCGCGACCTATGTGATGGTGAGCGAGCAGGCGCCCGAACTCCTGCGCAGCGCCATCGCCACCACGGACGCGGTTGGCGACAACCGCCGTGCCGGCGACTACTACCGCCTGGTCGACGGCGGAAGGCGGCTGTTGTGGGGAGGAAGGATCACCACGCGCGCTGCCTCGCCGGCCACGCTTGCGAAGGAACTGCGGCGCGAGATGGTCGGCACATATCCGCAGTTGAAGGATCTGAAGACGGAGCTCGCCTGGTCGGGCCTGATGTCCTATGCGCGGCACCTGATGCCCCAGATCGGCGAAATGCAGCCGGGTGTCTGGTATTGCACGGCCTTCGGCGGCCATGGCCTCAACACGACGGCGATCGGCGGAAAGCTGGTGGCCGAGGGCATTTTGGGCGAGTCCCATCGCTACACGCTTTTCAAGCCCTTCGGGCTCGTCTGGACCGGGGGTTATGCGGGGCGCGCCGTCGCGCAGCTCACCTATTGGAAATTGCAGGCACAGGACTGGTGGCGCGAGCGCGCGGCCTGA
- a CDS encoding amino acid ABC transporter permease gives MIGRLILTYPDAARRTGVFVILALITVAIYGMGVSPAWLGHVLPTASDWLAANPAPARLLGATIIAAIAVVNWQALRQLPRRFQVVGVWIELFVLLMLFFYSFNLSFAFIGKKVGFLISQGVVTTLYISVISIAAATVIALAGAIAKLSRNGVVYGLATFYTSLFRGLPLLMQIYIIYLGLPQVGYVISAVPAGILALSLCYGAYMTEIFRAGIESIPRGQTEGATALGLSPSQTMGLVILPQAMRVIIPPTGNQFIAMLKDSSLVSVVGVWELMYLARTQGQTEFRHIEMLITASMIYWLLSVGLEFLQSRIEARFGRSNVR, from the coding sequence ATGATCGGCCGTCTGATACTGACTTATCCAGATGCCGCGCGGCGCACGGGGGTGTTCGTCATCCTCGCGCTCATCACCGTCGCGATCTACGGAATGGGGGTAAGCCCCGCCTGGCTCGGGCATGTGCTACCGACCGCATCGGACTGGCTCGCCGCCAACCCTGCGCCGGCACGGCTATTGGGCGCGACCATTATCGCCGCGATTGCGGTCGTGAACTGGCAGGCGCTCAGGCAACTGCCGCGCAGATTCCAGGTGGTCGGCGTCTGGATAGAGCTTTTCGTGCTGCTTATGCTGTTCTTCTATTCCTTCAATCTTTCCTTTGCTTTCATCGGGAAAAAGGTCGGCTTTCTGATTTCACAGGGCGTCGTCACGACGCTCTATATCTCGGTGATCTCGATTGCCGCCGCGACCGTCATCGCGCTTGCCGGGGCAATCGCGAAGCTTTCCAGGAACGGCGTCGTCTACGGACTTGCGACCTTCTATACCTCCCTTTTCCGCGGCCTGCCGCTCCTGATGCAGATCTACATCATCTATCTCGGCCTGCCGCAGGTGGGTTATGTGATCAGCGCGGTGCCGGCGGGCATCCTCGCTCTCTCGCTTTGCTATGGCGCCTACATGACGGAAATCTTCCGCGCCGGCATAGAGAGCATTCCGCGGGGGCAGACGGAAGGGGCGACCGCACTCGGTTTGAGCCCGAGCCAGACGATGGGACTGGTGATCCTGCCGCAGGCGATGCGCGTCATCATCCCGCCGACCGGCAACCAGTTCATCGCGATGCTGAAGGATTCCTCGCTCGTTTCCGTGGTTGGCGTCTGGGAACTCATGTATCTCGCCCGCACCCAAGGGCAGACCGAGTTCCGCCACATCGAAATGCTGATCACCGCCTCGATGATCTACTGGCTTCTTTCGGTCGGGCTGGAATTCCTGCAGTCCCGCATCGAAGCCCGGTTCGGACGCTCCAATGTCCGTTGA
- a CDS encoding DMT family transporter, which translates to MSVDANVAAAGAGMRRNMRAATLGFMAFAVFSGADVMVKLLAERFPVPQVTFMITIAALTLLGAYAGATGNGGSLLPRHPRLALMRALLLAVDTLLIHYAFSMLPLAEAYLLAFLTPLLVAILAFVLLGERLSPLAWSGVVIGFVGVAVALRPGIAPLNLGHAAAAASALAFALSLVLLRRAKASESDLALVATLLVVLAATALIASEIGGGLKAATLTELLGAGGAGLLLLGGHFLLVRAFRVGDASVVAPFQYSQIVWGGLYGALVFSAPIELHTIIGALVIVFSAWLVLK; encoded by the coding sequence ATGTCCGTTGACGCGAACGTGGCGGCGGCAGGGGCCGGCATGCGGCGGAACATGCGTGCGGCCACGCTCGGCTTCATGGCCTTCGCCGTCTTCTCCGGCGCCGACGTCATGGTGAAGCTTCTGGCGGAGCGTTTCCCGGTGCCGCAGGTGACGTTCATGATCACGATCGCGGCGCTGACGCTCCTTGGCGCCTACGCCGGCGCAACCGGCAACGGCGGATCGCTGCTGCCGCGCCACCCGCGTCTCGCCCTCATGCGCGCACTCCTGCTCGCCGTCGATACGCTCCTCATTCATTACGCGTTTTCGATGCTGCCGCTCGCCGAAGCCTACCTGCTGGCGTTCCTGACGCCGCTTCTGGTGGCGATCCTCGCCTTCGTGCTGCTTGGCGAAAGACTGTCGCCACTCGCCTGGAGCGGGGTGGTGATCGGTTTCGTCGGCGTCGCCGTCGCGCTCCGGCCGGGAATTGCGCCGCTCAATCTCGGCCATGCCGCGGCCGCGGCCTCGGCTCTCGCCTTTGCGCTTTCCCTTGTTCTCCTCAGGCGCGCGAAGGCGAGCGAAAGCGACCTGGCTCTCGTCGCGACGTTGCTCGTCGTGCTTGCCGCCACCGCATTGATCGCCTCCGAGATCGGCGGCGGGCTGAAGGCGGCGACGCTAACCGAACTTCTCGGCGCCGGCGGGGCGGGTCTCTTGCTGCTGGGCGGCCATTTCCTCCTGGTGCGCGCTTTCCGTGTCGGCGATGCGTCGGTCGTGGCGCCGTTCCAATACAGTCAGATCGTCTGGGGCGGCCTCTACGGGGCGCTCGTATTTTCCGCTCCGATCGAGCTGCACACGATAATCGGCGCCCTCGTTATCGTGTTCTCCGCATGGCTCGTCCTGAAATGA
- a CDS encoding amino acid ABC transporter ATP-binding protein, with product MPTSIDIATSEIALCGVHKWYGRYHALDDINLSIAPREKVVICGPSGSGKSTLIRCINRLEAHEQGDITVGGVELGQDERKVDAVRREVGMVFQQFNLFPHLTIIENCILAPMWVKKIPRKQAIEIAMHFLGRVHIPEQANKYPGQLSGGQQQRVAIARALCMNPKVMLFDEPTSALDPEMVKEVLDTMVALANDGMTMICVTHEMGFARQVADRVIFMDRGRIVEEGEPEEFFARPKTERAGLFLSQLLH from the coding sequence ATGCCCACTTCGATCGACATCGCCACCTCGGAGATCGCGCTCTGCGGTGTCCACAAATGGTATGGCCGCTATCACGCGCTCGACGACATCAACCTTTCGATCGCGCCGCGTGAGAAGGTGGTCATTTGCGGCCCGTCGGGCTCCGGCAAGTCGACGCTGATCCGCTGCATTAACCGCCTCGAGGCGCACGAGCAGGGCGACATCACTGTCGGCGGCGTCGAACTTGGCCAGGACGAGCGCAAGGTGGATGCCGTCCGACGCGAGGTCGGCATGGTCTTTCAGCAGTTCAATTTGTTTCCGCACCTGACCATCATCGAGAATTGCATCCTCGCGCCGATGTGGGTGAAGAAGATACCGCGCAAGCAGGCGATCGAGATCGCCATGCACTTTCTCGGCCGGGTGCACATTCCGGAGCAGGCGAACAAATATCCGGGCCAGCTTTCGGGCGGTCAGCAGCAGCGGGTGGCGATAGCCAGGGCGCTCTGCATGAATCCAAAGGTCATGCTCTTCGACGAGCCGACATCCGCTCTCGATCCGGAAATGGTCAAGGAAGTGCTCGACACGATGGTGGCGCTGGCAAATGACGGCATGACCATGATCTGCGTGACGCACGAGATGGGTTTTGCGCGGCAGGTGGCGGACCGGGTGATCTTCATGGACCGCGGCCGCATCGTCGAAGAGGGCGAGCCGGAAGAATTCTTCGCGCGCCCGAAGACGGAGCGCGCCGGTCTGTTCCTGAGCCAGTTGCTGCATTGA
- a CDS encoding PfkB family carbohydrate kinase, producing the protein MAAFRLAAVGDNCIDRFLPPLARSYVGGNAINVAVQLARLGHEAFYFGAVGRDSGGAKVRGRLRDNGVHVDYLREREGNTAHTDVEVTPAGDRIFVHEDFGVCAGYRPAPAEVEALQTMDHVHIGWLDDGGALRRALSQAGVSVSQDVSVNAAAADLGVTGLSIAFGSAGEDSARAERLVHDFLEGGARLAVVTRGGKGSLTSDGAAYATAGIRPVQVVDTTGAGDSFIAGFIAAHIARRPLAACLHAGRDLAALTCTHVGGFPQDPQPL; encoded by the coding sequence ATGGCCGCTTTTCGTCTCGCCGCCGTCGGCGACAATTGCATCGATCGCTTCCTCCCTCCCCTGGCACGATCCTATGTCGGCGGCAATGCCATCAATGTCGCCGTGCAACTGGCGCGGCTCGGCCATGAGGCCTTCTACTTCGGCGCCGTAGGCCGCGACTCCGGCGGCGCCAAGGTCCGCGGCCGATTGCGTGACAATGGTGTGCACGTAGACTATCTGCGCGAGCGCGAGGGCAACACCGCCCATACCGACGTCGAGGTCACGCCCGCGGGCGACCGGATATTCGTTCACGAGGATTTTGGGGTCTGTGCGGGATACCGGCCGGCGCCGGCCGAGGTCGAGGCGCTGCAAACGATGGACCACGTGCATATCGGCTGGCTCGACGATGGCGGCGCGCTCCGGCGAGCGCTTTCCCAGGCGGGAGTGAGCGTCTCGCAGGACGTCTCGGTGAATGCCGCGGCCGCCGATCTCGGCGTCACGGGGCTATCGATCGCCTTCGGCTCGGCCGGCGAGGACAGCGCCAGGGCCGAACGCCTCGTCCATGATTTTCTTGAAGGCGGCGCGCGGCTTGCCGTGGTGACGCGCGGCGGCAAGGGTTCGCTTACAAGCGATGGCGCGGCATATGCCACGGCGGGCATCCGACCGGTGCAGGTGGTCGACACGACCGGCGCCGGCGACAGTTTCATCGCCGGTTTCATAGCGGCCCACATCGCGCGTCGGCCACTCGCCGCATGCCTGCATGCCGGACGCGATCTGGCAGCACTGACCTGCACCCATGTCGGCGGCTTTCCCCAGGATCCGCAGCCGCTCTGA
- a CDS encoding SIS domain-containing protein → MLNFDEPRFLRIQSGAVALRQRLDEVIASCLEKGAENIFFLGTGGAAILMQPAAQLLQRRSRFPVFIDLPAELVVTGSANLTARSIIVIPSLSGTTKESVAFLAKAKEVGATVLTLVGHEETPLGKGGDHAFVNFAEDDTSCESFYLQSLFLALSIMRHRGEIENYEQIVRELEALPRLLLEVKRSYEEKAEDVARILAGSDYHIITGAGNAWPEAFYYGMCILEEMQWIRTRPVHASDFFHGTLELVEKDVSVVLFKGEDSLRPLADRLETFARNYTNKLTVLDTAEFALPGISPEARGLVSPIVLATVLERISAHLEIMRNHPLTTRRYYKRVAY, encoded by the coding sequence ATGCTGAATTTTGACGAACCGAGATTCCTTCGGATCCAGTCGGGCGCGGTCGCCCTTAGACAGCGCCTGGACGAAGTCATTGCGTCCTGCCTAGAAAAAGGCGCGGAGAACATCTTCTTTCTCGGAACCGGTGGCGCCGCCATTCTGATGCAGCCCGCGGCCCAGCTGCTGCAGCGCCGGTCGCGCTTCCCCGTCTTCATCGACCTGCCGGCGGAGCTCGTCGTCACCGGATCGGCCAACCTCACGGCGAGGTCGATCATCGTCATCCCCTCCCTTTCCGGCACGACGAAGGAGAGCGTCGCTTTCCTCGCCAAGGCGAAGGAGGTGGGTGCGACCGTCCTGACGCTGGTCGGGCATGAAGAAACGCCGCTCGGCAAAGGCGGCGATCACGCCTTCGTCAATTTCGCCGAGGACGACACATCCTGCGAGTCCTTCTACCTGCAATCGCTCTTCCTCGCGCTCTCGATCATGCGCCACCGCGGTGAAATCGAGAACTACGAGCAGATCGTCCGCGAGCTCGAGGCGCTTCCGCGACTCCTGCTCGAGGTGAAGCGCAGCTACGAGGAGAAGGCCGAGGACGTCGCGAGAATCCTTGCCGGCTCGGACTATCATATCATTACCGGCGCGGGGAATGCCTGGCCCGAGGCCTTCTATTACGGCATGTGCATCCTCGAAGAAATGCAATGGATCCGCACCCGTCCCGTCCACGCGTCCGATTTCTTCCACGGCACGCTGGAGCTCGTCGAGAAGGACGTCAGCGTGGTTCTCTTCAAGGGCGAGGACAGCCTGCGGCCGCTCGCCGACCGCCTGGAGACCTTCGCGCGCAACTATACCAACAAGCTGACGGTGCTCGACACCGCGGAGTTTGCGCTGCCCGGCATTTCCCCCGAGGCGCGCGGCCTCGTCTCGCCGATCGTCCTTGCGACCGTGCTCGAACGCATCAGCGCGCATCTCGAAATCATGCGCAATCATCCGCTGACGACGCGGCGCTACTACAAGCGCGTTGCCTACTGA
- a CDS encoding GntR family transcriptional regulator: protein MDEPLRDTRTLVIQLRDRIADLIRDEGLNPGDKLPTEAQLTQRFKISRPALREALKLLEQDGIIYVEHGRGRFVSPMSAVRVDRPITVFESVTDMTRHYGYETVSKVLSIAEEIPDAATAEQLRLGRGERVIRLERLRLQRDTPILYCLDYLPRSIVPARLYDVDWSGSLLDLLDKYKHRPRMSAATVSAVMLPEDVIERHDLRDFGPALLIRETCYSPDGKPVIYAIDYHRGSHFTFSFARK, encoded by the coding sequence TTGGACGAGCCCCTTCGCGACACGCGCACACTGGTAATCCAGCTTCGCGACCGTATCGCCGACCTGATCCGGGACGAGGGGCTCAATCCAGGCGACAAGCTGCCGACCGAAGCCCAGCTCACGCAACGCTTCAAGATCTCGCGTCCGGCGCTGCGCGAGGCGCTGAAGCTGCTCGAGCAGGACGGGATCATCTATGTCGAGCACGGCCGCGGCAGATTTGTTTCTCCGATGTCGGCCGTGCGGGTGGACCGGCCGATCACCGTCTTCGAGAGCGTCACCGATATGACGCGACACTACGGCTACGAGACGGTGAGCAAGGTGCTGTCGATCGCGGAGGAGATACCCGATGCGGCCACCGCCGAACAATTGCGGCTTGGGCGAGGCGAGCGCGTCATTCGGCTCGAGCGACTGCGGCTGCAGCGTGACACGCCGATTCTCTATTGCCTCGATTATCTGCCGCGCAGCATTGTCCCGGCCCGGCTCTACGACGTCGACTGGAGCGGTTCGCTGTTGGACCTGCTCGACAAATACAAGCATCGCCCGCGCATGTCCGCAGCGACCGTCTCCGCGGTGATGCTGCCGGAAGACGTGATCGAGCGACATGATCTCAGGGATTTCGGGCCGGCACTGCTGATCCGCGAGACCTGTTACAGCCCCGACGGCAAGCCCGTCATCTACGCCATCGACTACCATCGTGGCAGCCACTTCACCTTCAGCTTCGCGCGCAAATAA
- a CDS encoding YybH family protein has translation MRIISTAFLALAVGIGLAGSVEAQSARSDIEAALVTFTKAFNTKDAAAVAAHYAEDAAILPPDSPRVDGRDKIQQFWQGAIDGGVSDLALEAVEISESGDFAFEVGKFSLKAPGKDANSVDQAGKYIVIWKKGADGAWHLYRDIWNADPAK, from the coding sequence ATGCGCATAATCTCGACCGCGTTTCTGGCGCTCGCCGTCGGCATTGGCTTGGCCGGATCCGTTGAAGCCCAATCGGCACGGTCGGACATTGAGGCCGCGCTCGTGACGTTCACCAAGGCGTTCAACACCAAGGACGCAGCTGCGGTTGCGGCCCACTACGCGGAGGATGCCGCCATTCTGCCGCCCGACAGCCCGCGCGTGGATGGACGCGACAAGATTCAACAGTTCTGGCAGGGAGCAATCGACGGCGGGGTTTCCGATCTCGCCCTTGAAGCCGTGGAAATCAGTGAAAGCGGTGACTTCGCCTTTGAGGTAGGGAAATTCAGCCTGAAAGCCCCCGGAAAGGATGCCAATTCAGTGGACCAGGCTGGCAAATACATCGTCATCTGGAAAAAGGGAGCGGATGGCGCCTGGCACCTGTACCGGGACATCTGGAACGCTGATCCTGCCAAATAG
- a CDS encoding nucleotidyl transferase AbiEii/AbiGii toxin family protein: MALTQIQKDIGSNRSDSSYIAGGLVLNMDWPRVSDDIDIFHDTDEEIGSAADADIEKLRADGFKVSVEINIYGCVEASVMRAGEYTLVQWMSETRTRFFPLVRDDEWGARLHRSDLAVNKVIAASTRTKARDYVDLLMIDTHMCPLGPVIMAAAGKPPHFSPLRIVDEIRRRALSVTNGDNTTVRGLPSDWTAARIRDELVAALDRAENYLRNAPPELVGILAVDTAGVPMEVYDLSTKGIKYRKATSEPEVTPELPETVNRWGDVI; encoded by the coding sequence ATGGCACTGACGCAGATCCAAAAGGACATCGGCTCGAACAGGTCCGATAGCAGCTACATTGCTGGCGGATTGGTCTTGAACATGGACTGGCCACGCGTGTCCGATGACATCGATATCTTTCATGACACCGACGAGGAAATCGGATCTGCCGCGGATGCGGACATCGAGAAACTGAGGGCTGACGGTTTCAAGGTCTCTGTCGAGATCAATATCTACGGCTGCGTCGAGGCAAGTGTGATGCGCGCTGGGGAATACACTCTTGTCCAATGGATGAGCGAGACGCGAACGCGCTTCTTTCCGCTCGTCAGGGATGATGAATGGGGAGCACGTCTGCACCGATCCGACCTTGCCGTGAACAAGGTGATTGCCGCCTCCACGCGGACGAAGGCTCGAGACTACGTCGATCTGCTGATGATCGATACCCACATGTGCCCGCTAGGGCCAGTGATTATGGCCGCAGCAGGCAAACCTCCGCACTTCTCGCCATTGCGTATAGTCGATGAGATTCGGCGCAGGGCGCTCTCCGTCACAAATGGGGACAATACTACGGTTCGTGGCCTACCTTCCGACTGGACCGCGGCAAGGATCCGGGATGAACTCGTTGCTGCTCTGGATCGCGCAGAAAACTACCTGCGCAATGCGCCCCCCGAACTCGTCGGGATACTGGCCGTGGATACCGCAGGAGTTCCGATGGAGGTCTATGATCTCAGCACCAAAGGGATCAAATATCGCAAAGCGACCTCGGAGCCCGAAGTTACACCAGAGTTGCCCGAAACGGTAAACCGCTGGGGGGATGTCATCTGA